The following are encoded together in the Armatimonadota bacterium genome:
- a CDS encoding glycoside hydrolase family 130 protein produces MHELSPANEPLLKRYPGNPIIHRNATPTSNSIMNSSVIRVGDEYRGVFRVDDQARNMTLHSGQSKDGIDWHISPEPIRWRCGNCDLSRFEYGYDPRITQLDGRYYVTWCHGYHGPCIGMGVTDDFEDFELLEIALPPCNRNAVLFPRKINGEYCMLHRPSDMGHTPFGDIFLCFSKDLIYWGKHRFVMGRRGGWQSTKIGAGPVPIETPEGWVMIYHGVLTSCNGFVYSAGAALLDLDEPWRVLYRTSRYILAPTALYECVGDTPNVVFPVAATHDPETDELRVYYGAADTCVCLATTTLTELIQFIKDNSFDD; encoded by the coding sequence ATGCACGAACTCAGTCCAGCAAACGAGCCACTCCTGAAGCGCTATCCCGGTAACCCCATCATCCACCGCAATGCGACGCCCACCTCCAACAGCATCATGAACAGCAGCGTCATCCGGGTGGGCGACGAGTACCGGGGGGTCTTCCGGGTGGACGACCAGGCCCGGAACATGACGCTTCACTCCGGCCAGAGCAAGGACGGCATCGACTGGCACATTTCGCCGGAACCGATCCGGTGGCGCTGTGGCAATTGTGATCTCTCGCGCTTCGAGTACGGCTATGACCCGCGCATCACCCAGCTTGACGGCCGCTACTACGTGACTTGGTGCCATGGCTACCACGGCCCGTGCATCGGCATGGGAGTGACTGACGACTTCGAGGACTTTGAGCTTCTGGAGATAGCCCTGCCGCCGTGCAATCGCAATGCGGTGCTTTTCCCGCGCAAGATCAATGGGGAGTACTGTATGCTCCACCGGCCCAGCGACATGGGCCACACGCCCTTCGGCGACATCTTCCTGTGCTTCTCGAAAGACCTGATCTACTGGGGCAAGCATCGGTTCGTCATGGGCCGGCGCGGCGGGTGGCAGAGCACGAAGATCGGCGCGGGACCCGTGCCCATCGAGACCCCTGAAGGGTGGGTAATGATCTATCACGGGGTGCTCACGTCCTGCAATGGCTTCGTCTACAGCGCGGGTGCGGCGCTTCTTGATCTTGACGAGCCGTGGAGGGTGCTCTATCGCACCAGCCGCTACATCCTTGCGCCCACAGCCCTCTATGAATGTGTGGGCGACACGCCGAACGTGGTCTTTCCGGTGGCTGCGACCCACGACCCGGAGACCGACGAACTCCGGGTGTACTACGGCGCGGCGGACACCTGCGTCTGCCTGGCGACGACCACGCTGACAGAGCTGATTCAGTTCATCAAAGACAATAGTTTCGACGACTGA
- a CDS encoding methyltransferase, translating into MTSRERVLAAIDHREPDRVPLDIGATPVSGISASTLSKLRLALGLDKPGDRVRVIEPYQMLGEVTDDLREALGIDTVGIGGKDTLFGYPAEDWKPWDMPDGTPVLVPGGFNTQPEPNGDLLQYPGGDQTVPPSGRMPAGGFYFDSIIRQEPIDDASLDPEDNLEEFQPVTEGELARYSTLAADLDASDRAVVANFGGTGFGDIALVPAPFLKHPKGIRDVEEWYISTVARRDYVKIVFARQCEIALRNLERIAAVVGDAVQVAMVTGTDFGTQRGPFASVESYRDLFKPFHRAVNDWIHANTRWKTFIHSCGGIRPLLEDFIDAGFDILNPVQCSADGMEARGLKADFGDRITFWGGGVDTQRTLPFGTPEEVRAEVLERLEVFAPGGGFVFNTIHNIQPNTPVPNLLAMFDAIREFNAVH; encoded by the coding sequence ATGACCTCCCGCGAGAGAGTCCTTGCGGCAATCGACCATCGCGAGCCTGACCGCGTGCCCCTGGACATCGGCGCCACGCCGGTCTCGGGCATCTCTGCGTCTACGCTGTCGAAGCTGCGCCTGGCGCTGGGTCTTGACAAGCCCGGTGATCGCGTACGGGTGATCGAGCCGTACCAGATGCTGGGCGAAGTCACCGATGATCTGCGCGAAGCTCTGGGCATCGACACCGTGGGCATCGGCGGGAAGGACACCCTCTTCGGGTACCCCGCCGAGGACTGGAAGCCCTGGGACATGCCGGACGGGACGCCGGTCCTCGTTCCGGGAGGCTTCAACACCCAGCCCGAACCCAACGGCGATCTGCTCCAGTACCCTGGCGGCGACCAGACTGTGCCGCCCAGTGGCCGGATGCCCGCGGGCGGCTTCTACTTCGACAGCATTATTCGACAGGAGCCGATTGACGACGCGAGCCTGGACCCTGAAGACAATCTGGAGGAGTTTCAGCCGGTCACTGAGGGTGAACTGGCGCGCTACAGCACTCTGGCTGCAGACCTGGATGCGTCAGACCGGGCAGTGGTCGCCAATTTCGGCGGCACTGGATTCGGTGACATTGCCCTTGTCCCTGCGCCTTTCCTGAAGCATCCGAAGGGAATCCGCGACGTGGAGGAATGGTACATATCCACGGTCGCCCGCCGCGACTATGTGAAGATCGTTTTCGCCAGACAGTGCGAAATCGCCCTTCGCAACCTCGAGCGCATCGCCGCGGTGGTTGGTGACGCCGTGCAGGTCGCAATGGTTACCGGGACCGACTTCGGGACCCAGCGCGGGCCCTTTGCGTCGGTGGAGAGCTACCGCGACCTGTTCAAGCCCTTCCATCGCGCGGTGAATGACTGGATCCACGCGAACACCCGGTGGAAGACCTTCATCCACTCCTGCGGCGGCATTCGCCCGCTTCTGGAAGACTTCATCGACGCCGGCTTTGACATCCTGAACCCGGTCCAATGCTCTGCGGATGGCATGGAGGCGCGGGGGCTGAAGGCGGATTTCGGCGACCGCATCACCTTCTGGGGTGGCGGAGTCGACACCCAGCGCACGCTGCCCTTCGGCACGCCCGAGGAAGTGCGCGCCGAGGTCCTGGAGCGCCTGGAAGTCTTCGCTCCTGGAGGCGGGTTCGTTTTCAACACCATCCACAATATCCAGCCGAACACGCCGGTCCCGAATTTGCTGGCGATGTTCGACGCGATCCGCGAGTTCAACGCCGTTCATTGA
- a CDS encoding galactose mutarotase, protein MRATVLCSCLLILISTSFAARPSIQRLDFGKTPEQGKPVDLYVLTNVNGLVAKIMTYGALLTELHVPDREGKLGDVVLGFDNLDAYLAGHPYFGATVGRVANRIGGARFTLDGKEYLLAANNGPNTLHGGIVGFDKVVWKATPLRTAAGPAVRFEYLSPDGEEGFPGNLRVRVTYTLTNDNALRIDYRATTDKATPVNLTHHSYFNLAGPEKGDILGHRLTLAASHYTPVDDTLIPTGEIAPVAGTPLDFTRPKRIGRDIDMMTGDPGGYDHNFCLDSGGGKLAFAARVEEITTGRVMEIYTTEPGIQLYTGNFLDGTLKGKGGVVYQKHGGFCLETQHYPDSINKPEFPSVVLRPGQVYRQTTMHVFGVK, encoded by the coding sequence ATGCGCGCCACCGTGTTGTGTAGTTGCCTTCTCATTCTCATCTCCACGAGCTTCGCCGCGAGGCCGAGCATCCAGCGCCTGGACTTCGGGAAAACTCCCGAGCAAGGCAAGCCCGTGGACCTGTACGTCCTGACTAACGTCAACGGCCTGGTCGCGAAGATCATGACCTACGGCGCGCTGCTTACTGAACTGCACGTACCGGACCGCGAAGGCAAATTGGGCGATGTGGTCCTGGGCTTCGACAATCTGGACGCGTACCTCGCCGGGCACCCGTACTTCGGCGCAACCGTGGGCCGGGTGGCGAACCGCATTGGGGGAGCTAGGTTCACGCTGGATGGCAAGGAGTACCTCCTTGCGGCCAACAATGGCCCGAACACCCTCCATGGCGGCATTGTGGGCTTTGACAAGGTGGTATGGAAGGCCACGCCGCTCCGGACTGCCGCCGGTCCGGCGGTGCGTTTCGAATACCTGAGCCCAGATGGGGAAGAGGGGTTCCCGGGAAACCTGCGAGTGCGCGTCACATACACCCTCACCAATGACAACGCCCTGCGCATCGACTACCGGGCCACTACCGACAAGGCCACCCCGGTCAACCTCACGCACCACAGCTACTTCAATCTGGCCGGTCCGGAGAAGGGGGATATTCTCGGCCATCGCCTGACCCTGGCGGCCTCGCACTATACGCCGGTGGATGACACTCTCATTCCCACGGGCGAGATCGCACCCGTGGCCGGCACGCCGCTGGACTTCACCCGCCCCAAGCGCATTGGCCGGGACATCGACATGATGACGGGCGACCCGGGCGGATATGACCACAATTTCTGCCTGGATTCAGGCGGCGGTAAGTTGGCCTTCGCTGCGCGGGTTGAGGAGATTACCACGGGGCGCGTGATGGAGATCTACACGACGGAACCCGGCATCCAGCTGTACACCGGGAACTTCCTGGACGGCACCCTCAAGGGCAAGGGCGGCGTGGTCTACCAGAAGCACGGGGGGTTCTGCCTGGAGACCCAGCACTACCCGGACTCCATCAACAAACCCGAGTTCCCATCCGTCGTCCTGCGACCGGGACAGGTGTACCGGCAGACCACGATGCATGTGTTCGGGGTGAAGTGA